AAAAAAGAGGGGGAGTGAAAGCCAGTTCCTGTAACAATCTTCGGCATAGTAACCGAGCAATTTGGCGGTAGATTCCAATGAGAGATAGACCTCACCTGCGGAACTCAATCCAAATACAGGGTGAAGCAAGGGAGATCATACTGCACTATAATGGAATGTTGACCTGTAGGCATGCAAGCTATTCTATATCAATCGTCTCAGATCACCTACACATGGTAGCAACCCGATCCAATCTGATCCTGCTCAACTGTGCATTACTTAATTTTGTTGATACCCAGTTTCTTGTCATAGGCTAAGTCAACTGAACCACTTCAAACCAAGTCCCTTAACCTCTCAAAATGCAAGCCTAGTAAATGATTCATTGAAGCTCAAGAGTGTGGACAGCTGAATGAAGAGTCATTAGTCTGAAGCTGTGGACATGGCATAGGATGTACTCCGACCGTAACACCTTTGACAAATTCACAGCGCCATGTTGCAGATGAAGGTAATCCAGATAAAGTAATATTTGTCATGCATATTCCTTCAAACGAAGCATTCTCAATACCCTCTAAGACTGGTGCTTTCCTTGTGTCTACACTGACCACATTACTTATGAAAATTCCTTTCACTGTGGGAAGGGCATTGGGGTCCCATCTGTCATCCGGGTGGTCATTGGAGCCTCTACTGAATCGTATAGGTATCTTCACTCTCTCCATGGTTATATTAGTTATGGTAATGTTACTTATATAACCCCCTCTTCCCTTGTCGCTCTTTACACGTACCCCTGCTGCTGAATCTCTGACATGCAAATCTTCCACGGTTATATTTGATATCCCACCAGACATCTCACTACCAATTCCAATCCCAGAGCATGTAGGAGTTGTGCCTGATACCCTCCTCACTATGATATCAGTGCTTGGACGGGCCATGGCAATACCATATTGGTCCCATCCACTCTTTACAGCTACAAGATCATCCCCACTCTCGATGTAACAATCTTCAATACATACATTTTTGCTGGAGTCTGAATCATTAAGTGGGCAAGTGGGATATTAGCATGTAATCAAATAAAGGGTTGGAGATTATAGCATACATAAATGTGGAAGAATTTTGCGTACATCTGTAGTTAGCAGTTTTACTTTAGCTCCAAATTTTAGTTCGTAAAGTCTTCGATCAACTGAACATTTTTTAAGGGCAGAGAGGAGAAAGTAGTGAAAAGATGAAGAGAAGTTCACACACCTGGGTCTATACCATCTGTATTTGGGGAATTAAGGGGGGCCAATATAGCCATTCCTTTGATTACAACGTTACTGAAACAAAAGACATAAAAAACAGTTAATTCTTTAATATTCAAAGGCAAAAATAACAAAGATATAagtaaataagtaaaataaGTTATCATAAGCATCAAAGAAAAGATCGAATTCATCAATCGAAGGGGGAGGGGATTTGAATTTGTAGAACAAACATCTGGGCTGAAACTACTGGAGATTAATATCTTTATACTATTAAGAActgtaaaacagaaaaaaaaaacaacttggAGGAGAAGTTTTATGGAATTCAAACCTGCAGTAAACAGGATGGATTGTCCAAAAGGGAGAATTAAGTAAAGTGAGGTTGCAGATGAGAATGTTGTGAGAGTTCATTAGTTCAAGGAGGTGACCCCTAGTGTACTCAAGTGATCTGTTCCACCACAGGTCCCACCACATTTTCCCCTGACCATCAATTGTTCCATTTTTTCCTGTAGAAAAGCCAAAACAACACTAGATTGAGGTGTTCATTCAATACAGACCATTTGAAGGTTAGACATTGCAAACCAAAACTTTTGAAATTGTCCTCTAATTTCACATATAATGTTAACAAATTAATCGATTAAAAAAATTCGCTACATGAtcttaataatataaaatattcaGGAGGGTTGCATTCTTCTCAGCTAGTTACAAACTATTAAGGTAGAAGGTGAAAGAGAATGCTAATGGATCAGAGGGACCAGCTTGCTGAAATCAAACACATCATATGGTGGGTCCTGCTTCCCCAAACTATAACTAAGATGAAGATATATTAACCATCCAATCTTCTAGGTCCTCTGTGTGTGACATAAACAATAACTAGAATTAAAGGCCACCACCACTTTAATGATGAAATACTATACAACatatagaaaagaagaaaatgagcaAATAAAAGGTGGATTCAAATATGATGGTTATTTCTGGGATACCTGTGATGATAACATCAGTGAGAGCATCTCCATGAATGAGGCTAATGTGTCTCCCTCCCAATCTCTCTCTACCTCGCCCATAAGACGGCAATGGATCTATTATAGGCCACTCCTTTggattctattaaaaaaaaaccaaattcaGGAATTCTGAATTAGACAGAGTTTTCTACTTccaatttcatatttttcagaATATAGAGATAAGTTCAGTAAATCAAGAACTCCAGGAAGCAGAACTTCTACTGATCCAGTTGGTTTCACAAAAAAGAAACAGAGCTTTGCTTAtatcaaaagaacaaaacacAATAGGTTTGGCAGTAGGGTATGGAATTTAGCATCTATGAGGAAAGTGAAACAGAGCTCTGTTTCATTTCACAGGGAAGCGTTCCCAAAAGTATCGTCAGACGTATCAG
The DNA window shown above is from Macadamia integrifolia cultivar HAES 741 unplaced genomic scaffold, SCU_Mint_v3 scaffold2189, whole genome shotgun sequence and carries:
- the LOC122066012 gene encoding probable polygalacturonase — encoded protein: MEVEKSFFVNIRRTGFTRASWAVLLLVFTVIAVSWLQITKESVFPIWMVLGSEKNSIPANTQSCSGFFREGPPRKVVKSLTDFGGVGDGKTSNTEAFRRAILYLASFGQKGGSQLNVPNGRWVTGNFNLTSNFTLFLEEGAVILGSQNPKEWPIIDPLPSYGRGRERLGGRHISLIHGDALTDVIITGKNGTIDGQGKMWWDLWWNRSLEYTRGHLLELMNSHNILICNLTLLNSPFWTIHPVYCSNVVIKGMAILAPLNSPNTDGIDPDSSKNVCIEDCYIESGDDLVAVKSGWDQYGIAMARPSTDIIVRRVSGTTPTCSGIGIGSEMSGGISNITVEDLHVRDSAAGVRVKSDKGRGGYISNITITNITMERVKIPIRFSRGSNDHPDDRWDPNALPTVKGIFISNVVSVDTRKAPVLEGIENASFEGICMTNITLSGLPSSATWRCEFVKGVTVGVHPMPCPQLQTNDSSFSCPHS